GCTTTTATCGCGCCCGAAGAGCGCAGATCGTCGAGCGCCCGAAAGCCGCCGCCTTCGGTGAGTTGCCGCCAGTAATGGGAGTTCTGGTCGCCATGCGTCACGCGGCCAATATCGTGCACCAGCAAAATGTCGATATCGACGATGCCGAGACGCTGCTGGCTGTCTTCGAACGAACGCAGAATGCCGTCATGCGTATAGTCGTAGATCGCTTCGAATGGCAGCGGGTTTTGCCAGCTATCGTTTGGATCGCAGGGGGTGGTGCGCGGCACAAAACGGCGGCCCACTTTGGTGGACAACACATACTCGCCGCGCGGATAGCGGCGCAAGGCGTCGCCCAAACGATGCTCGGCCTTCGTGTAGCCGTAGAGCGGCGCGGTATCGAAGTAACGCACGCCGACATCCCACGCGGCGGCGATGGTCGCGTGCGCTTCTTCATCGGACAGATCGCTGTACAGGCCGCCCAGGGGCGCCGTACCGAGTCCGAGCCCGCTGACTTGTAATGCGCGGCGGCCGATACCGCGCCGCTGTTCGGTCTTCGAACCGGTCTTTGCCGTCATTGACTACGTCTCCTGTGTCGATCGGAGTTAGCGCTTTAGCGCTTATTCCGATCCCATGCACGGCTGTCGATCGGAGTTAGCGCTTTAGCGCTTATTCCGATCCCATTCGTGTTTTTACCACGCGGAAACGAGATTTGGCCGCCGCGTGACGGTCGCGTTACCGCGCGCCGAATCAATCACTGTTCGACAACTGATAGGCCACTCAGTGCCGCGCGATCGCAAAAGCCCGATGCGGCGGTGCAGCGTTCGACGGCAAACACGCCGGACCCACCGGTTCGAAAGTCTTGTATGTCAGGATGAACTCCTGATGACCGAGCGTTTCAGATTTCGACGCCGCACCGAGCGACACCGCCACCGTTTGCTCGAACACTTCACGGCCGACTTCGTCGAGCGTGCCACGGCCTTCGAGAATGCGGCCTGCATCGACGTCCATATCGCCGGCAAGATTGCGATACGTCGCGGGATTTGCGCACACCTTGATGACGGGCGAAATCGCCGAGCCGACCACCGATCCACGTCCGGTCGTGAACAGAATCACATGCGCGCCGCATGCGATCAGTTCGCCGATTTCCGCGTTGTCGCTGATGTTCGGAAAGCCGAAGCGCGGTTCGCCGTCAGGCACGACATCGAGCAGATAGAGGCCGCCAGTCGGTGGAACGTCGCCGGGTTTGATAATGCCGACAATCGGCGATGCGCCGCTTTTCGCGTACGCTCCTAGAGATTTCTCTTCCTGCGTGGTGAGGCCGCCGTCCGCATTGCCGACGGCAAAACTGCCATGCCCGAGGATCGAGTAGTAGCGCGCCGCCTTCGCAACGCACGCGACAATTTCATCCCCGAGTTCCGGCCTCGCGGCACGCGTTTTCATATGAAACTCGCAGCCCACCAGCTCGCCGGTTTCTTCGAAGATGCAGGTCGCACCCGCGTCGATCAGATGATCGAACGCACGGCCCACGGCCGGGTTCGCGGTGATGCCGCTGGTGCCGTCCGAGCCGCCGCAAATCGTGCCGATCACCAGTTCGCTCAACGCCATCGGCACTTTCTGCTGCGCGGCCAGTTGCTTGCGTGCGTCGCGAATCCAGTCGACGCCGTATTGAATCGTGCTACGTGTGCCGCCTTTCTCCTGGATCGTCAGGACTTCGACGGGACGGCCGCTCGCGCGCACGACGTCGACGAGGTAATGCTTGTTCATGCTCTCGCATCCGAGTGACACGAACAGCACCGCGCCTACGTTGGGATGCGTGGTGAGACGCTCGAGCATCTTTTCGGCGTAGCCATTCGGATAGCAACCGGGAAAGCCGATCAGATGCACGGGCGGCTCGCGCTCGGCTGAAGGATCGTCGAACGCGTCGAGCGGTTCGCGAAACTGCGTGACGATCTCGCGAGCGACGTGATGCGCGCACTCGACCAGATACGCCACCGCAACCACATTGCGGATGCCCTTGCGGCCATCCTTGCGCGGATAGCCCTGCAACACGGGCTGCCGCGCGGCGGCGGATGCTACTGAAGTGTCGGTCATGTTCATTCCAGCGCGGCGCGAGGCCACGTCATTGTGCTCAAATCAGTGATGGACAAACTCGTGGCCCGCGTCGTGCGTATAAGTGGGCAAATAATCGCTTTCGAGGTTGTGCGTATGCAGATGCGCACCGCGCGCCACCGCCTCGGTCACGTGCCCGATCACCGCGCCATAACGCAACACCTTGTCGTCTTTGGCAAGTTCATGGCGCGCCACCTTGTGACCGAGGTCGATCGTTTTGGTGAGCGTCACGCGCTCGCCCTCGATCTCGACTTGCGTGCCCGCATCGAGACGCGCCGCCGCGATCAGGCAGTTATCCGCCGGACTGAGCAGAATCAGGCGCGGGTCGGTTTTCGATGTTTGGGGCGTCTGCGGCGTTTCGGGCGTTTGCAAAGGGTGGCTGGTCAAGTGCGTTCTCCGTGATGCGTGTGCATTAGTTCTGGCCCTCGCCGCTGGCGAGCCGTGCCACCATCAGCGAGCCGAGGATGATTGCGCCATAGATCGCCTGAATCCAGAACGACGGCACCTGGGCCAGCGTCAGCAGGTTCTGCACGACACCCAGCAGCAAGACGCCGGTGAGCGCACCGAGCATCGAGCCTTTGCCGCCGTCGAGCGAAATGCCGCCGATCACCGCCGCCGCGAACACCGTAAAGATCATGCCGTTACCCTGGTTCGCGTTGATCGCGCCGACGTACCCGGTGACGATCAAACCGCCCACCGAGGCCAGCATGCTGCCGAGCACGAACACGCCCCACGTAATGCGCTCGACGCGAATCCCCGCCGCGCGGGCCGCTTCCGGATTGCCGCCGATCGCGTACAGCGCGCGTCCCAAACGGTGATAGCGCAGCACGAACGCAGCGATCGCGAATGCGGCCGCCGCGAGCCACACCGACAACGGCAAACCGAGCACGATGGTGGTGGCGAGCGAGAAGAACGACGGCGGCATATCGAACAGCGTGCCGCCTTTGGTCGCGCCGACCAGCATGCCGCGCAACACGATCAGCATCGCCAGCGTGACAATGAATGCGTTCAGCCGCAGACGCACCACGAGGAACCCGTTGACGAAGCCGATCACCGCGCCGACCGCAAGGATGGCCAGCAGACCCGCCGCCGCCGGCCATTGCATCCCGAAGCCCGCGGATGCAGCCGGCATCACCAGCATCGCGCCGACAGCGGGCGCAATACCCACCGTCGATTCGAGCGACAGATCGAACTTGCCGGTCAATACAATCAGCGATTCGGCAAGCACGACCAACGCCAGGGCCGCGGACGCACCCAGCACGCTGATCAGATTCGCCTTCGTCAGAAAGCT
This genomic stretch from Paraburkholderia caffeinilytica harbors:
- a CDS encoding aldo/keto reductase; its protein translation is MTAKTGSKTEQRRGIGRRALQVSGLGLGTAPLGGLYSDLSDEEAHATIAAAWDVGVRYFDTAPLYGYTKAEHRLGDALRRYPRGEYVLSTKVGRRFVPRTTPCDPNDSWQNPLPFEAIYDYTHDGILRSFEDSQQRLGIVDIDILLVHDIGRVTHGDQNSHYWRQLTEGGGFRALDDLRSSGAIKAVGLGVNEGAVILEAMAEFDIDCALLAGRYTLLEQTTLDDLLPACEQRGVSILLGGAFNSGILARGVQGDLKFNYGEAPREVVERVARLEAVCKVYGVPLAAAALQFPYAHPAVASVLTGARSANELRENAASFQQPIPADLWSALRDEGLLDRRAPAPED
- a CDS encoding UxaA family hydrolase produces the protein MTDTSVASAAARQPVLQGYPRKDGRKGIRNVVAVAYLVECAHHVAREIVTQFREPLDAFDDPSAEREPPVHLIGFPGCYPNGYAEKMLERLTTHPNVGAVLFVSLGCESMNKHYLVDVVRASGRPVEVLTIQEKGGTRSTIQYGVDWIRDARKQLAAQQKVPMALSELVIGTICGGSDGTSGITANPAVGRAFDHLIDAGATCIFEETGELVGCEFHMKTRAARPELGDEIVACVAKAARYYSILGHGSFAVGNADGGLTTQEEKSLGAYAKSGASPIVGIIKPGDVPPTGGLYLLDVVPDGEPRFGFPNISDNAEIGELIACGAHVILFTTGRGSVVGSAISPVIKVCANPATYRNLAGDMDVDAGRILEGRGTLDEVGREVFEQTVAVSLGAASKSETLGHQEFILTYKTFEPVGPACLPSNAAPPHRAFAIARH
- a CDS encoding UxaA family hydrolase — protein: MTSHPLQTPETPQTPQTSKTDPRLILLSPADNCLIAAARLDAGTQVEIEGERVTLTKTIDLGHKVARHELAKDDKVLRYGAVIGHVTEAVARGAHLHTHNLESDYLPTYTHDAGHEFVHH
- a CDS encoding ABC transporter permease, yielding MKNSVPSPAFGTPQGQVQPPHAVVATRGKRARGELARLRELALLPALALLLVIGAFVSPSFLTKANLISVLGASAALALVVLAESLIVLTGKFDLSLESTVGIAPAVGAMLVMPAASAGFGMQWPAAAGLLAILAVGAVIGFVNGFLVVRLRLNAFIVTLAMLIVLRGMLVGATKGGTLFDMPPSFFSLATTIVLGLPLSVWLAAAAFAIAAFVLRYHRLGRALYAIGGNPEAARAAGIRVERITWGVFVLGSMLASVGGLIVTGYVGAINANQGNGMIFTVFAAAVIGGISLDGGKGSMLGALTGVLLLGVVQNLLTLAQVPSFWIQAIYGAIILGSLMVARLASGEGQN